From Plasmodium chabaudi chabaudi strain AS genome assembly, chromosome: 12, the proteins below share one genomic window:
- a CDS encoding inner membrane complex protein 1c, putative (term=annotation;date=20140315;qualifier=removed_product=membrane skeletal protein, putative;qualifier=added_product=inner membrane complex protein 1c, putative;qualifier=added_gene_name=imc1c;qualifier=added_gene_synonym=alv5;qualifier=added_literature=pmid:15533999;qualifier=added_literature=pmid:18359944;curatorName=ucb@sanger.ac.uk;~term=annotation;date=20150824;qualifier=added_GO:0070258;qualifier=added_GO:0005737;qualifier=added_literature=pmid:25185663;curatorName=ucb@sanger.ac.uk;~;query 254-254;GPI_cleavage_site_score=0.76;~pfam_scan;Pfam:PF12314.4; E()=2.2E-28;score=98.3;query 59-152;description=IMCp;~pfam_scan;Pfam:PF12314.4; E()=8.5E-5;score=22.6;query 38-72;description=IMCp;~iprscan;InterPro:IPR022086 : Inner membrane complex protein;Pfam:PF12314; score=1.6E-4;query 38-71;description=Inner membrane complex protein;~iprscan;InterPro:IPR022086 : Inner membrane complex protein;Pfam:PF12314; score=2.0E-28;query 59-152;description=Inner membrane complex protein), translating to MDNSHLTRNSYQKIDNIDTKETSTVDRKWVALTAYQPVDVVTKTVEVPVIKTVEKFVPKTIIQEKIIHVPKNVTHIVEKIVEVPEVKYIEKIVEVPHIHYKNKYVPKIEVVEKIVERQKIIEKWHDKIVEVPQIKEVVRYKEIEDTEEVIKYVPKDSKNINWEEEYKKYTEGKPGRFSLNNTCQQKMNSYNQLNENAYARNSYSRSLNIMNSKSANDQTNMRSEDFSQVNFFNQYNGESMDQHIMMPSSSFNMNGSFQFKRLPSEEAKPVGCCTGACR from the coding sequence atggacAATTCACATTTAACCAGAAACagttatcaaaaaatagataACATAGACACTAAAGAAACATCAACTGTCGATAGAAAATGGGTTGCTCTTACAGCTTACCAACCAGTTGATGTTGTTACAAAGACTGTTGAAGTTCCAGTTATTAAGACTGTAGAAAAATTCGTTCCAAAAACTATTATtcaagaaaaaattatccaTGTCCCAAAAAATGTTACACATATAgttgaaaaaattgtagAAGTCCCAGaagttaaatatattgaaaaaatcgTTGAAGTTCCtcatattcattataaaaacaaatatgttCCAAAAATCGAAGTTGTAGAAAAAATTGTTGAACgccaaaaaattattgaaaaatgGCATGATAAAATTGTTGAAGTTCCTCAAATCAAAGAAGTTGTTAGatataaagaaattgaAGATACTGAAGAAGTAATCAAATATGTTCCAAAAGACTccaaaaacataaattggGAAGAAGagtacaaaaaatatacagaAGGAAAACCAGGAAGATTTagtttaaataatacatgccaacaaaaaatgaattcgTATAAccaattaaatgaaaatgcaTATGCTAGAAATTCATATAGCAGAAGTCttaatattatgaacaGCAAAAGTGCAAACGATCAAACTAATATGAGAAGTGAAGATTTTTCTCAAGTAAATTTCTTTAATCAATATAATGGAGAAAGCATGGATCAACACATTATGATGCCATCATCAAGCTTTAATATGAATGGAAGCTTCCAATTTAAAAGATTACCATCTGAAGAAGCTAAACCTGTTGGATGCTGTACTGGTGCATGCAGATAA